A section of the Streptomyces sp. 6-11-2 genome encodes:
- a CDS encoding TerD family protein, whose translation MAYSLESLVIRHTHRLSSPKGFAGEGAIAARQFDAALTSVGFKLSAELLERLSGLSEAAVVYTAKRTLRTVREMVGDHVRHNSYFIDFPANVPDTEEFWMQCVAKALGDEKSRENVLTQLGHRVLDLLSLPTYGRYQHTYEEMLAAQDELIASAGDRVTVLYLGRDLDDELTDLYLALAGSTTPLGEDDLRDLKALAERCALGPQPEAIPVRENRAVINEARLGVGADLLLDTVTDVLRLACALSGGDVTLQEPTRFRALSRPLRRGLLAGLDAVVAANPAKLADVHAHREPFKRLGERLHPHEYPRWPHAADVFAVARGEKEARSFDSRIEKLLDAFDVLGAVKLLKSAPGKLFRALDLLLRVAADQEERDAVVGAAVQVAPDVSGRVVLSVREHLHNRARESDAPRVFVNRRGRAWVTPDFRPPLPAADRDRLIAALDAEVRRRLPAPGRLLLDPDVLDVALPLSGRATAAGLGVLPRGSISAVDGEQLRFFVYWKETKDRTDYDLSALLLHADYSTDSWLSYTSLKAVGGEHSGDITEAPDGASEFINLSLDRVRSTFIVPQVNIYAGESFEEVEESFFGFMLRDGERKGRPFEPRTVRMKSELRGVGRVALPLVFQRGDDGRWRAKWLHLYLKGISSANRVEENQASVSKVVRAIVEREQLTVRYLIDLMSGDTTTVDLWDGEPVPDEPVMYIGLERPEGLHPDSRIITLENLRDLIPG comes from the coding sequence ATGGCGTACAGTCTCGAATCGCTGGTCATCCGGCACACCCACCGCCTTTCCTCCCCCAAAGGCTTCGCCGGGGAAGGAGCTATCGCCGCGCGGCAGTTCGACGCGGCGCTGACTTCCGTGGGCTTCAAGCTCTCGGCGGAGCTGCTGGAGCGGCTGTCAGGGCTGTCCGAGGCCGCGGTCGTGTACACCGCCAAGCGGACGCTGCGCACCGTGCGCGAGATGGTGGGCGACCACGTCCGGCACAACTCGTACTTCATCGACTTCCCGGCGAACGTGCCGGACACCGAAGAGTTCTGGATGCAGTGCGTGGCGAAAGCGCTCGGCGACGAGAAGTCGCGCGAGAACGTGCTGACGCAGCTGGGGCACAGGGTGCTGGACCTGCTCAGCCTCCCCACGTACGGCCGGTACCAGCACACCTACGAGGAGATGCTCGCGGCGCAGGACGAACTGATCGCCTCGGCGGGCGACCGGGTCACCGTCCTGTACCTCGGCCGGGACCTGGACGACGAACTCACTGACCTGTACCTGGCCCTGGCTGGCAGCACGACCCCGCTGGGCGAGGACGACCTGCGCGACCTCAAGGCCCTCGCCGAGCGGTGCGCGCTCGGCCCCCAGCCGGAGGCGATCCCGGTCCGGGAGAACCGGGCGGTCATCAACGAGGCCCGGCTCGGCGTCGGGGCGGACCTCCTCCTCGACACCGTCACCGATGTGCTGCGGCTGGCCTGCGCGCTGTCGGGCGGCGACGTGACGCTGCAGGAGCCGACCCGGTTTCGGGCGCTGTCGCGGCCGCTGCGCCGGGGACTGCTCGCGGGTCTCGACGCCGTGGTCGCGGCGAACCCCGCGAAGCTCGCCGATGTGCACGCACACCGGGAGCCCTTCAAGCGGCTCGGCGAGCGCCTCCACCCGCACGAGTACCCGCGCTGGCCGCACGCCGCCGATGTGTTCGCGGTGGCGCGGGGCGAGAAGGAGGCACGGTCCTTCGACAGCCGGATCGAGAAGCTGCTCGACGCGTTTGACGTCCTCGGTGCGGTGAAGCTGCTGAAGTCCGCTCCTGGCAAGCTGTTCCGCGCCCTGGACCTCCTGCTGCGCGTCGCCGCCGACCAGGAGGAGCGGGACGCGGTGGTGGGCGCCGCGGTGCAGGTCGCTCCCGACGTCTCCGGCCGGGTCGTGCTCTCGGTGCGGGAGCATCTTCACAACCGGGCACGTGAGAGCGACGCACCTCGGGTCTTCGTCAACCGCCGGGGCCGCGCCTGGGTGACCCCCGACTTCCGACCGCCGCTACCGGCCGCCGACCGCGATCGTCTGATCGCCGCCCTCGATGCCGAGGTGCGTCGTCGGCTCCCGGCGCCGGGCCGGCTGCTGCTCGACCCCGATGTCCTCGACGTGGCGCTTCCGCTCAGCGGCCGGGCAACCGCGGCCGGGCTCGGCGTACTGCCGCGAGGGTCGATCTCCGCGGTCGACGGCGAACAGTTGCGCTTCTTCGTGTACTGGAAAGAGACCAAGGACCGGACCGACTACGACTTGTCGGCGCTGCTTCTCCACGCCGACTACAGCACCGATTCCTGGCTCTCCTACACATCCCTCAAGGCCGTCGGGGGCGAGCATTCGGGCGACATCACCGAGGCGCCCGACGGGGCCTCGGAGTTCATCAACCTGTCCCTGGACCGAGTGCGCAGCACATTCATCGTTCCGCAGGTCAACATCTACGCCGGCGAAAGCTTCGAGGAGGTCGAGGAGTCGTTCTTCGGCTTCATGCTGCGCGACGGTGAGCGGAAGGGCCGGCCGTTCGAGCCGCGCACAGTGCGGATGAAGTCGGAGCTGCGTGGGGTGGGCCGGGTGGCGCTGCCTCTGGTGTTCCAGCGCGGGGACGACGGCCGGTGGCGCGCGAAGTGGCTGCACCTGTATCTGAAGGGCATCTCGTCGGCCAACCGGGTTGAGGAGAACCAGGCATCCGTGTCGAAGGTGGTGCGCGCCATCGTGGAGCGCGAGCAGTTGACGGTGCGGTACCTGATCGACCTGATGTCCGGCGACACCACGACCGTGGACCTGTGGGACGGTGAGCCGGTCCCGGACGAGCCCGTGATGTACATCGGCCTCGAACGTCCCGAGGGACTGCATCCGGACTCACGGATCATCACCCTCGAAAATCTGCGCGACTTGATCCCGGGCTGA